A single region of the Sciurus carolinensis chromosome 14, mSciCar1.2, whole genome shotgun sequence genome encodes:
- the Rad23b gene encoding UV excision repair protein RAD23 homolog B: MQVTLKTLQQQTFKIDIDPEETVKALKEKIESEKGKDAFPVAGQKLIYAGKILNDDTALKEYKIDEKNFVVVMVTKPKAVTTPAPATTQQSNSATTTTVSSSTATAVTQAPTPTPALAPTSTPASITPASTTASSEPAPTSATQQEKTTEKPAAETPVATSPTSTDNTSGDASRSNLFEDATSALVTGQSYENMVTEIMSMGYEREQVIAALRASFNNPDRAVEYLLMGIPGDRESQAVVEPAQATGTGAPQSSAVAAAAATTTATTTTASSGGHPLEFLRNQPQFQQMRQIIQQNPSLLPALLQQIGRENPQLLQQISQHQEHFIQMLNEPVQEAGGQGGGGGSGSGGIAEAGSGHMNYIQVTPQEKEAIERLKALGFPEGLVIQAYFACEKNENLAANFLLQQNFDED, encoded by the exons ATGCAGGTCACCCTGAAGACCCTCCAGCAGCAGACCTTCAAGATCGACATCGACCCGGAGGAGACG GTGAAAGCACTGAAAGAGAAGATTGAATCTGAAAAGGGGAAAGATGCCTTTCCAGTGGCAggtcaaaaattaatttatgcag GCAAAATCCTCAATGATGATACTGCtctcaaagaatacaaaattgaTGAGAAAAACTTTGTGGTGGTTATGGTGACAAAA cCCAAAGCAGTGACAACACCAGCACCAGCAACAACTCAGCAGTCAAATTCTGCCACTACTACCACAGTTAGTTCCTCCACAGCAACAGCTGTGACTCAGGCCCCAACACCCACCCCTGCTTTGGCTCCTACTTCCACACCTGCATCCATCACTCCAGCATCAACGACAGCATCTTCTGAACCTGCACCTACTAGTGCAACTCAGCaagagaaaactacagaaaaaccAGCAGCAGAGACACCAGTGGCTACCAGCCCAACATCAACTGACAA TACATCAGGAGATGCTTCTCGGTCAAACCTTTTTGAAGATGCCACAAGTGCACTTG TGACAGGTCAATCTTATGAGAATATGGTAACTGAGATAATGTCAATGGGTTATGAACGAGAGCAAGTAATTGCAGCCCTGAGAGCCAGCTTCAACAACCCTGACAGAGCAGTGGAGTATCTTTTAATG GGAATCCCCGGAGATAGAGAAAGTCAAGCTGTGGTTGAACCTGCTCAGGCCACTGGTACTGGGGCTCCTCAGTCTTCAGcagtggctgcagctgcagcaaCTACAACAGCAACCACTACAACAGCAAGTTCTGGAG GGCATCCCCTTGAATTTTTACGGAATCAGCCTCAGTTTCAACAGATGAGACAAATTATTCAACAGAACCCTTCCCTGCTTCCTGCACTGCTACAACAGATAGGTCGAGAGAATCCTCAGTTACTGCAG CAAATTAGCCAACACCAGGAGCATTTTATTCAGATGTTAAATGAACCAGTTCAAGAAGCTGGGGgtcaaggaggaggaggtggaagtGGCAGTGGAGGAATTGCAGAAGCTGGAAGTGGGCATATGAACTACATTCAAGTAACACCTCAGGAAAAAGAAGCTATAGAAAGG